CTTTCAAGAGACCCAGTTCCAAAGCGAGCTGCCAAACCTGGGTAACTCTCAGGATCATATAAATCATGGTCGATCCCATTCAGGATCCCGGATAAATCCTCACTTCTTTTCCTAAGGACGCCATCCAGCTTTTCACCATAGTATTCTGTCTTGATTTCTTCCTTGTAGGTTGGACTGACTGTAGTGATGTGGTCAGAAGAAATCAGCGCAGCCTTCATGTAGTTTGCCATTCCGTAAAATTCAAGCTGATCCTCATTGAAATATGCGTTGTCCACATCAAGCAAATCCCACAGCACTTCAGGAGGAAAAATCCCCTGGAACTGCAGGTTGTGGATCGTGAAGACGGATCGTATCAAACCATAGCCAGGCTTTTTGCAGTACTCTGTCCTTAGCAAGAAAGGAATCATCCCGGTATGCCAGTCATGGCAGTGGACCACATCAGGGTAAAATTCGATTTCAGCGATAAAGTCAAGCACAGCACGATTAAAATAAGCAAATCGCTCACCATCGTCATAATGTCCGTAAAGACTGTCCCGCTTAAAGTAATACTCATTATCAACAAAATAGAAAGTGACACCATCATATTCAAGAGTTTCAATGCCGCAATATTGCGAGCGCCAGCCTAATTGCACCGTAAACTCTTTCAATTTCTTCATTTCTGAACGGAATTTCTCGGGAATCAAACCATACTTCGGTAAAATGACCCTTACATCCGTCCCCAGTTTTTTAAGTTCCTTCGGCAGTGATCCCGCTACATCCGCCAGCCCTCCTGACTTGATGAACGGGACACACTCTGATACTGCAAACAATACCTTCACGAGTTGCTCCCCACTCCCTG
The nucleotide sequence above comes from Mesobacillus jeotgali. Encoded proteins:
- the glgA gene encoding glycogen synthase GlgA — its product is MKVLFAVSECVPFIKSGGLADVAGSLPKELKKLGTDVRVILPKYGLIPEKFRSEMKKLKEFTVQLGWRSQYCGIETLEYDGVTFYFVDNEYYFKRDSLYGHYDDGERFAYFNRAVLDFIAEIEFYPDVVHCHDWHTGMIPFLLRTEYCKKPGYGLIRSVFTIHNLQFQGIFPPEVLWDLLDVDNAYFNEDQLEFYGMANYMKAALISSDHITTVSPTYKEEIKTEYYGEKLDGVLRKRSEDLSGILNGIDHDLYDPESYPGLAARFGTGSLERRIENKLQIQRSFGLPENEDMPVVAMITRLTKQKGLDLVKGVFHEIISTGLQLVVLGTGDPEFEQFFREMSAQYPDQCGVYIGFDENLAHQVYAGSDLFLMPSQFEPCGLSQMIAMRYGSIPVVRETGGLNDTVQPYNEFNGEGNGFTFAHFNAHDMLFTIERALAFYHQREKWQKLMVAAMKTDYSWARSAKQYNELYSDLISRSESHVF